The Gadus chalcogrammus isolate NIFS_2021 chromosome 14, NIFS_Gcha_1.0, whole genome shotgun sequence sequence tgcgttcggtgtaaaacgagcactaggtgttctacttgcctttgaaaaaatggaggctcaagcgcgcccgctgatttggaatgtgctcccatatgtcgtcataaaggatcGAAGCTCCgcccctttctctgcctggcccgcccagagaatttagTCCACCAATGAGACACGCCCGTGCGAGTgtcacgtgtgcgtgtgtgtgtgtgtgtgtgtgattacacacagtgtttgctgttgatgttatggtgcataacacgtcggttcttcGACGTcccttgtatttccacaacaagactgtagttggggttatctcagccatggttgagaaggaattgagggaaaggaactttggctttgactccctgaagtatgAACTGCGACATGAGGCACCACTGCCGCGAAGCAccgccgcccggcagcgggcagccggcagcgggcagcgagcggttcagtctacttcagattgatgtggaagtggaagaaccagagacgtcggagaacccgacgaagttgttggtgattcataatatcgtctggaggcgcacacatcttggccgtgataatatgtattagaagatgatatagatatctatgtattatatgatattatttagagctccaggactgtaacgcaagtgttgcacacgctgttggtgttatggcgcataacatgtcggactctcgtctctggtatttccacaacgagactcgtaggtgggggttatctcagccatggttgagaatgagaattgggggaaaggaactttggctttgactccctgaagtacatgaccctcggcagcgaggctccagTGGGAGACAGACgtggtcaacaatccctttctcctccatgtcgtggttcagtctacttcagattgatgtggacgtggaagaccagagacgtcggaaaaccctacgcggtcgtttgagattcataatatcgtctggaggctcacacagcttttggccgtgataatatacattatatgatatagatgtataatatgatatcatttagatatagagctccaggactcccttgtgttctagaatattaacagaacacggctaaaggctgtgtgcgcctcgccatacaccactgtaaacagagcgcttggtaccgtggctgcaagctgctcagggccacacccccatcctcctccttgacccgcctctctcctcctaatttgcattaaagttacagacaccgaaacggcgcatttggggaaagaTCAATGTGTGCATGGCTCGTAGTGGCTATAAATCTgtaccacggctgaatttcgggaacgtcttcaaaaactgtgtttggggcctaatatcatctatattaaagcatccataaagtagcatgccatgggacctttaagtaaaaggaaaaacctcggacacgagaagttaacggagccgtgcaataggccctctcgaatgccgggccgaaacaacatttgtttcactaggACTCCTTTCAGACAACAATCTGAAGTGGTTTGTTTTAACACTTCCCTCGTTTGGGATTGAGAAAGTTAGCAATCTTGTCAGAAAtcctgtcacacacacccagacacccaCTCCCTCCTTCTTCATCACTCGGGCCATCCGTACCACCAGTAGGGCCACAGTGCCCATTATTGAAGTGGGATAATTGATCCGACAGGTCGAGTCGACTATAGTGAGGAGCTTACTCAGGAACACCGTGTCGTCGGCTTGGATTTTCTTCCGTTCAATTAGGACTTCAAATAATTGGTATCCTTTGGTTATCTTCTCCTGACGGGCCTTACCGATGAATTGTCCTTCAGCTGAGACTCTGTGAGCTGTTTGGACACCAGAAAGAGTTGGCGATTTAAAGTTTCCACAGACTGCGTCTCGACCATTGACCTATAAAGACCTCGACTCGAATAGTGATGGGTCGTTCGCGACCAAatcagttcgaatgaacgaaccaaactgattcttctctctcgttcgtctcgttctcAGACTcaactcctcccagacccactagtcTCTGACTCGCTGTCCGTTCACTGActgtgagtggtgaagagggaagaggcttagtgagcgaccgtacgataatacgattcaatatcagtgaaatggtaaatgcatgctgtatttgtactttctgtgtcatgcaagattaatcaaatatttgaatgacTCTTCAACCTGTCTCGTTCTTTAATGTTTTTAAAGATTATTAtcctttacctgaactgtctgctattgggtcctacctgcctgcctgcccaaCTCATTCTCACTCCAAGCGCGTCGttttttgacgaacggtcagtgactttggcttcagcttctgacgcaaaagggtacccttgtccttcttttttcgacgcatggggtttgacccgatggctgcacatagagacgctatgagcattcatcccattggctaacggaggaccttgtgctgcttttttcgacgcagggggttttccactcattgcaatgtaatccctccacgctCCGAGACCGGGAATTACGtcaaaagtgcaactcggaaggctggggtccgaggattcaggaacacaccattacgGTGCCCCCCAGAGGCGGCGTCACGCGATGGTCCAGGCTTCCCGTTCCAGCTCTTCCTCACGTCACGATGCTCCCATAAATCTCGCAAGCTTTTTACCTCATACACCTTGATGATATATACTAAATTATAatcaaaaaaaaagatttaacttgtcttcaaataaaaaagtaaataatcAAATATACTATTCAATAGACAATAGTATGTACATTTGATGGAACATATTTTAATGATTACTAAATTAGACACAAAAAAACCTTCCATTATGACAATGATCAATGCAACTTTTAAATGGAACTGTATTGTCCCTTTTCAACACATTGGTCTCATCCATAAGAACCGAGGAGAGCCACATGGACTGAATCCAATAAAACAAGGTCTCTATGACTTCCCCCAGTCCAGGGCCTTCATGAACTCCTCTTCAGTGAAGGACAACATCTTGGCGGCTTCAAAGTGCATCTGTTCCAGAAACAAGTCCCCTTCATTATGACCGGGCCGTGACTTGTTATCAAACACGATTATGAGTGATGAGGGACACCTACCTTCTGTCTCTTCAGGATGTCGATCAGCTTCAGTTGCTTCTTGAAGGCCAGAATGAGCTCTTCTCTCTGCTTCTTCAGCACTTTGTTCTCAGCCAGAAGATTCTCTTTGCTCAGGTGCACCTCCTTAGTTCTGTCCTGGTTTGAGGAGAACCAACGCAGTCGGGATGAAGAGAAGAGCCATGACCACGTCTACAGTGGGGGACTGAAGCATGCTCTCTTAGGAATAGTGGAACAAACTCCTGCTTCTCTTGATGAAGGAAACACTTCTCTCTTCTAGAAGTGTTGTTATAATCAGCAGGTCACAGCAAGCGTACTGCACTTCCACCACAAGCTTCATGGCCCCAATGCAATAGAAACACATCATCACAGGTTCACAAGTCCACTGCTAATTCTTCACACCTTTTCAAATGACTTGATAGTCCTTCTTTACCTCCCTCCCCTTACTCAGCTAAGAGATGACTGGATAGTCCTTCTTTACCTCCCTCACCTTACTCAGCTAAGAGCTGACTGGATCGTCCTTCTTTAATGCGCTCACCCTACTCAGCTGAGAAATGACTCGCTAGTCCTTCTTTAATGCTGACACTACTCAGGTGAGAAATTACTGGAAAGTCCTTCTTTATTGCACTCACCTTACTCAGCTGTTTCATGTTGTTCAGCTGGGCCTTcagtctctccacctcctccagcgccCGGTTCAGGCGGACCTCCACCGTGTTGTGGTGTCCTGCTGCTTGTTTCTGGGCCCTCTTCGACCCCTCGACCTCCTGCCAACAGAGGAGGCGTTAAGGGAGAACGCTGCAGCTGGCTGTGATGGCGTCATCTCGTTGGTTTGATGGTTGACATGAGGAGCTTTTGGAACGTCCTTTGGACAAACCTTCTGTAACCCCGCGACCTGCGCCTGCAGAGCGTCACACCTCCTGCCGGACTCCTCAGCCAGAGCGCGGTGCTTCTCCATGTGCGTCTGCTGGAGGTTGGCGGTCTTCTGCAGGCGGGaacgctcctcctccagctctttgatTCTGCTGCACAGCTTACCGTTCTCATCGTCCTACCAACAGAATGCAGTCTCAGTCACAATGCTTtattatttaaagatttgtttttgcattttaatgctttattatagagtgagataaACAGGGAGGcatgggagatggaggggaggacatgcagccaATGACCACTggcaggacttgaacccgggtCCCTGCGTTCTAGGACTGAGCCTatatggtacgcgctctacccagGGAGCCACCGGGCGCCACCCAttgctttattattattaatctgaCTAAAAATATATTATTGCAAAATCTCAATTGCTCCAATTGTCTCCAACACTTGAAGACATGTAGGATGGTTCACTAACGACCATCTGACATGAGATTGTGTCCTGTAGAAATCTCTCCCCAGGTGTGGGGGAGagtttttttgtaattgttggttctatgaacatccttattgtacatccttactgtaccgacagcgatacattgttgtttctcgttcttctgacaaatttacatattgtaagtccctttggataaaagtgtctgctacatgccctcaatgtaaatgtgatACCTTTTTGCTGTAATCATGTGAGAGCCGATCCAATTCCTCCTGCATAATTCGTAGTTTGGCCTTCAAAACGCGGATCTGAGCTTCtggaaacacaacaacagagCATCAGTTAGCCTGGCTAATCAGTTAGCCTGGCTCCAAGAATCTTGATCCTCCACCGCCGATGCTGCCGTACACGAAGACGCACACTGcctactaggggtgtaacgattcacTGATAGGAATCAGTATCCGGTTGGATTAAAACAGATGCGACTACATCAGAGGTCACCTGGGTGAGTGTGTAGGCAGTgcctacacacactcacccaggtgacctctgacccctgaggCCCTGTCAATCCCCcgggtgacctttgacccctgaggCCCTGTCCCTCCCCCAGACTTGCATCTCGTTAGTGTTGGCGTGTGAGTGTCAGACAGGGGTCTGGGCCTTCCTCATGGCGATCCTACCTGATCCTATGCTGTCTTCAGTGGGAAGGGCTTCCTCCACGACCTCCTCCTGACAGAAGCcctccagcttctcctccagATGGAGGATGGTCGTCTCCAGGCTGGGGTCTTCAGTGGTCAGGTCCGCAGCGACAGCAGACCTGGGTCTTCTACAGATGAAACCAGATGGAACGTAGAAGCAGCAAGTCTTACGGTCTCAGAGCTGTTTAGGTGAGGAGGAGATCAGAGGAGACTCACGCTGCCCTGAGGTCTTCACCGTCTCTCCATACCTCTGCTGTGTTTGGGGAGGTGGTTGGGACCATCTTACGCACTGCCTGagcaaaacaaaatgaagcgACTATAACTGCATAACTGAACATTATGTTTTAAGTACGATTACAGATTGGGCATCATTACTAAGTGGTTTACCTTCACCCCATCCTGCTGTAAAAAAGTTTTTTTCGGTGTTGTGATACTGGGGAATTAGATAACGACTATTAGTTTGACAATAATATGGCTTgtggttaatatatatatatatatatatatatatatatatatatatatatatatatatatgcatgttttCTCAATaaacaacaatgttaaaaaCGTTTTAATACTTTACCTCGAGGGATCCTCGAAATCACAATCCAGATTATTGGGAATTGGTTTAGACAAAATATAATTTTGATCCCTCTGCAATGCAATAGACGAATCGTCAGCAAtatcaaatacatttgtttttacttttattaatTTCTAACTTGTTATTTATTAACTCGACTTTATGTTTTCATTTAGGAAAATGATATGGAAATATTCTCATAGAGCCAAACAGTGGTATCAGCCCTTGATGTTTACTTTAttcaatcaacacaacatttGTAGATAACTTACCATCACTTCctccgcctgtctgactacagCAGCTGTTTTGGCTTCCAACTCTGCATTCATTCGTCTGATTATTAATTATGGGGGGAAAGACGTTTATCtttaataaattatattttggtCACCTTATCAATTCACTCAACATCAGAGGAGCGGATGATCGTCAATGTCTCTTACAGATAATGCTGCTCCTTCGCCATCAGGGTCAGGGCCGGCTGGTTCAGCGCGCCGCAGGGAGCCGTCCCACTCATCTTCACTACTGCCTTCCTGGAGCCCATATCTAGGATGTAAACAAAGCCACAACCTTCATGATCATCCACCTACTGGTTTGTTAAAACCAAAAACACGCGTTATAAAATGTTAGAGCGGACTAACAGTCAGAAACGGAGTACTGTTTAAAGAAATACGTTGCTATTGTATGAATGTTTCCAGGTTGACTTCGACGTTACCTTGAGACGCGTGGAGGACTTCTCCCtcatctgtttgtctgtctgtttgtttcctCTCACGCGGTGGACGTTACCTAGCAAccggagccccgcccccatcaGAATAGAAATGCCGCAGCTTCCGCATTGGTCTCGATCCTACGTCAACGTCGCTGCCATGTTGGAGAGGGAAAGCGAATAAACAAATACGACTAAATGTCGGAGATGCACGAAGTAATAGCCATTTAACGTTTAGATTTCTCAAGCGATTTCAATTTGTAGTTTTATTCAATTTTAAGTAGTTGACTTGAAAGTGTGataaagtatatatttatataaaaaaaaacatataacatGATTTATGAACATGAATATAAAAACGAATCGATGAAGTTCATTGAGAAATGTCAACGATAAAGGTGTTTTGATCCCGAAAAACAGCAGCTCCCCCGGTGACTTGTATTATTTTACAGGCCAGCCTCTGCCTCTCCAGTATATCCGTCTATTTAGAGCTGAGGGAGCGGCCAGCGCCACCTGGTGTTCCCAGTGAAGCCTTTTAAATACACTCAGACGCGGTCAGTGTGTAGCTGCAGACCTCGGAGGGAAAACTGaactaaaaagaaaaaggttCTGGGTACACACCGGTGCGTTACACTACACGACATTTGCTCCAATATTGTAATGGaaatatttcaatgcaaactatCGACCAATTAAAACTAAAATACAGTCCCAGTCtttttttcaatacatattTCCATTGCGGTATAGGATAATCGCCTTTATAGAAAGAAGTATGCTTCCATTGTCTAACCATAGCCCAGCTGTTGTTAGTTTCTATCATCAGTGTGTGCCACACtaagataaatatataaaggTGTATTTCTGTCGGTGTGGGTGGGGGCCAGGCCGAGTGCGCCTGCGCCACAACTCTTGACCGCGCACATGTAACGGAGCCCCAGACCGCGGGGCTGACGGAGGGATACTGCGGACGGGTCGACTCTCGCCTTCCGTTTCTTTTTTACCGTTTGTCTG is a genomic window containing:
- the tex9 gene encoding testis-expressed protein 9 — encoded protein: MGSRKAVVKMSGTAPCGALNQPALTLMAKEQHYLRMNAELEAKTAAVVRQAEEVMRDQNYILSKPIPNNLDCDFEDPSSITTPKKTFLQQDGVKAVRKMVPTTSPNTAEVWRDGEDLRAARPRSAVAADLTTEDPSLETTILHLEEKLEGFCQEEVVEEALPTEDSIGSEAQIRVLKAKLRIMQEELDRLSHDYSKKDDENGKLCSRIKELEEERSRLQKTANLQQTHMEKHRALAEESGRRCDALQAQVAGLQKEVEGSKRAQKQAAGHHNTVEVRLNRALEEVERLKAQLNNMKQLSKDRTKEVHLSKENLLAENKVLKKQREELILAFKKQLKLIDILKRQKMHFEAAKMLSFTEEEFMKALDWGKS